One window of the Manihot esculenta cultivar AM560-2 chromosome 14, M.esculenta_v8, whole genome shotgun sequence genome contains the following:
- the LOC110630810 gene encoding DDT domain-containing protein PTM isoform X2: protein MEFVGKIVEKEFEGYGVFSGFIQSYDASSGFFEIVYEDGDSEELDFSEVAALLDCKEANPADHKQRLGRRPKKRRRVEPRKREDRGGEEELGNAISHTRANAENLGIESGGLVEANGKFHMDGNVVVTDGFIGNLREVDRGNRHLGNVTVDLNEALEKGSGVVETLRERGSDDGSTIGNCSIKEALDLNAGFNLNLNEAFDMNEEDDLNTHILRNLKKRECIDLNLDVNSDVDENMWEVDMGVTHTERQKKECGFDLNFGMDKEVKVDLDGDFGGEAKERTYCNIVKLGTGEMDDASGALDRIRKQGATVNGTLQEVHVQNDSYVGLAISGEDSRAGDSAEVHDAKNTEEDSAEVVDGNRCYMISANKEGSCGRRRRGRRRSIANSLNSAPEATVFTDAAVIYGNEGEIGSAYKESNVSQRRAKLVDTSSSALETSFGYAEVSKKDCIVVSDGKQDDIGSASKEVTGNCRKRRKFSDHVNATPQMTVLRRSTRRGSAKTNISTTTALSEVHDLSVSPAVSALTEERPAKSFCEWPEEPAVLPPKVQLPPSSQNLDLDGISIINILSVYACLRSFSILLFLSPFELEEFVAAMKCNSPSLLFDCIHVSLLQTLRLHLEYLSNEGSKSASICLRSINWGLLDLNTWPVFMVEYFLIHGSDLKPCFNFCHLNLLKNDYYKQPVSVKIEILKQLCDDIIEVEAIRSELDRRSLGAESDMDFDRNKGAGVFKKRRARTGMDISAGSCLTEEVVDDTTDWNSDECCLCKMDGSLICCDGCPAAFHSKCVGVANEYLPEGDWFCPECAIDRCTPWISPRKSLRGAEPLGVDCYGRLFFSCCGYLLVSDSCETESLFTYYHRDDINAVIEVLRSSQMAYSSILEAIHKHWDIPVSLYGASRNLDLCLDMCMPQASLAYPERCTIKGDIDNESKPEEKSVTGCSGHINFEVSKPLSLTSVSSEGSAEIAQASLQNQDFQKEGPDCSNRTADFLNESDIQGKFPPSEDNSLTSSSLDLRGKNVIASAADGHLSSALDQTNGNTSQVQLGTGYTNYYSFGHIASSIAEEFMHKSSDKSIEDSIKTDEEIISAQMKIISKRTAKFCWSNIPRLNVGVQKEKCGWCFTCRVSSDGLGCLFNLCLDPVQRGPVDGVVGLPSKRIEKAHLTDIISHILLIEDRLQGLLLGPWLNPHYSRVWRESVLKASDILSVKHLLLILESNLQRLALSAEWLKHVDSAPAMGSASHIVTASLRASLKNGIGRKRVRNSDSNPSSKSASGLGMLWWRGGRISRRLFSWKVLPRPLVSKAARQAGCVKIPGILYPENSDFAKRSKYVSWRAAVESSTTVEQLALQVRELDSNIRWHDIGNKNPSSIVDKEFKKSFRLFKKVIVRRKCIEGEAAKYLLDFGKRKIIPEIVLKHGSVVEESSSRRRKYWLNESYVPLYLLKSFEEKRIARRSSKISSGKPSDVGVVVKKPSKERGFSYLFAKAERSEYHQCAHCNKDVPIREAVCCQYCKGFFHKRHVRKTAGSVTAECMYTCHRCLGAKYVKLDSKVGKSDGKRGRNKKKNMSAQHQRSKKASVGCRSVRVKSSKKEVKGPWSLRSQKKKKVAVVVPLRRSPRKAKCNSLQNKKVGGIKKDKQVKSKKATYKKPTKVTSWRKKRTQTYRSYWINGLLLSRKPDDERVANFKSKSFVASAKSDILDQPKCHLCCEEWFHADAFGLDVEKSDKLIGFRCHVCRKSTPPVCPQVSTKRRRDIRNELSGEATNAVSQCEGLQNDTRNELSEGATHNGLHSSEVDQNVVQNEHSEEATNIRHPSEINSLQDLLANEDNQVSFPVDEPFHRKEQYSDHSFAPGSRFEVSNGQLPDYVKENTGETQISNKKLNSELISCNGNHTPKENTIEPEQDAIVTSFDKLQTSSCNDDVDVIQTELAPSGCEPPS from the exons ATGGAGTTCGTCGGCAAAATTGTTGAGAAGGAGTTTGAGGGCTACGGTGTCTTCTCAGGCTTCATCCAATCGTACGACGCGTCGTCCGGCTTCTTCGAGATCGTCTACGAGGACGGCGATTCTGaggagctcgatttctctgAGGTCGCTGCTCTGTTGGACTGCAAAGAAGCTAACCCCGCTGACCACAAGCAACGGCTTGGCCGCAGGCCCAAGAAGCGCCGTCGAGTCGAGCCAAGGAAGCGTGAAGACCGAGGAGGTGAAGAAGAGTTAGGTAATGCTATTTCTCATACTCGGGCAAATGCAGAAAACCTAGGGATAGAAAGTGGTGGTCTCGTTGAGGCTAATGGGAAATTCCATATGGATGGGAATGTTGTTGTGACTGATGGGTTTATTGGGAACTTGAGAGAAGTTGATCGTGGTAACCGGCATTTGGGAAATGTGACCGTTGATTTGAATGAAGCTCTGGAGAAAGGGAGTGGTGTtgtggagactttgagagaaaGGGGGTCTGATGATGGGAGTACGATTGGAAATTGTAGCATCAAGGAGGCCCTTGATTTGAATGCTGGgtttaacttaaatttaaatgaagCGTTTGATATGAATGAAGAGGATGATTTAAATACCCACATTTTGAGAAATCTGAAGAAGAGAGAGTGTATAGACTTGAATTTGGATGTGAACAGTGATGTGGATGAGAATATGTGGGAGGTTGATATGGGGGTTACTCACACAGAGAGACAGAAGAAGGAATGTGgatttgatttgaattttggaaTGGACAAGGAAGTTAAGGTTGACTTGGATGGCGATTTTGGAGGGGAAGCCAAGGAAAGGACATATTGCAATATCGTTAAATTAGGGACTGGAGAGATGGATGATGCCAGTGGAGCTTTGGATAGAATCCGTAAGCAAGGTGCTACTGTAAATGGGACTTTGCAGGAAGTTCATGTCCAGAATGATTCATATGTAGGGTTGGCTATTTCTGGTGAAGATTCCAGGGCTGGTGATTCTGCTGAAGTGCATGATGCTAAAAATACAGAAGAGGACTCTGCTGAGGTGGTTGATGGGAACCGATGTTATATGATAAGTGCTAATAAAGAAGGGAGTTgtgggaggaggaggagggggaGGAGGAGAAGCATTGCAAATAGTTTGAATTCTGCACCAGAAGCAACAGTATTTACAGATGCGGCTGTAATTTATGGGAACGAAGGTGAGATAGGAAGTGCATATAAAGAAAGTAATGTTAGTCAGAGGAGGGCAAAGCTGGTTGATACCTCAAGTTCTGCACTAGAAACATCATTTGGATATGCTGAGGTTTCCAAGAAAGATTGTATTGTGGTAAGTGATGGGAAGCAAGATGACATTGGAAGTGCGTCTAAAGAAGTGACAGGTAATTGTAGAAAGAGAAGAAAGTTTTCAGATCATGTGAATGCCACACCACAAATGACAGTGCTGAGAAGGAGTACTCGTCGAGGTTCAGCTAAAACCAATATTTCAACCACAACAGCATTAAGTGAAGTCCACGATTTATCTGTGTCTCCAGCAGTTAGTGCATTAACTGAGGAGAGACCTGCGAAATCTTTTTGTGAATGGCCTGAAGAGCCTGCGGTTCTTCCTCCAAAGGTGCAACTGCCACCTTCTTCACAGAATTTGGATTTGGATGGAATTTCAATAATCAATATTTTATCCGTTTATGCCTGTCTAAGATCGTTTAGTATATTATTGTTCTTAAGTCCCTTCGAGTTGGAGGAATTTGTGGCAGCTATGAAGTGCAACTCTCCTAGCTTATTGTTTGATTGCATTCATGTTTCCCTTTTGCAAACTCTAAGATTGCATTTGGAGTACCTCTCAAATGAAGGTTCCAAATCCGCTTCTATTTGCTTGAG GAGTATTAACTGGGGTTTGTTGGACTTGAACACTTGGCCTGTTTTTATGGTTGAGTACTTCCTAATCCATGGTTCAGATTTGAAACCTTGCTTCAATTTTTGTCACTTGAATCTCTTAAAAAATGACTACTACAAACAGCCCGTTTCTGTGAAAATTGAGATACTGAAACAGCTATGTGATGATATAATTGAGGTGGAAGCCATTAGGTCAGAGCTTGATAGAAGATCTTTGGGCGCTGAGTCTGATATGGACTTTGATCGAAATAAGGGTGCTGGGGTTTTCAAGAAAAGAAGGGCCAGGACTGGGATGGACATCTCAGCTGGCTCTTGCTTAACTGAGGAGGTTGTTGATGACACCACTGACTGGAATAGTGATGAATGCTGTCTTTGTAAGATGGATGGGAGCTTGATATGCTGTGATGGTTGCCCTGCTGCCTTTCATTCAAAGTGTGTAGGTGTTGCCAATGAGTATTTGCCAGAGGGTGACTGGTTCTGCCCTGAGTGTGCCATAGACAGGTGTACGCCTTGGATAAGCCCTCGAAAGTCACTTCGAGGGGCAGAGCCATTGGGGGTTGATTGTTATGGTCGGTTATTTTTTAGCTGCTGTGGTTATTTATTGGT GTCAGATTCATGTGAAACTGAATCCTTATttacttattaccatagagatgATATTAATGCTGTTATTGAAGTGCTGAGGTCTTCACAGATGGCTTATAGCAGCATATTAGAGGCAATCCACAAGCATTGGGATATCCCTGTCAGTTTATATGGAGCTAGTAGGAACCTGGATTTATGCTTGGATATGTGCATGCCTCAAGCTTCATTGGCATATCCGGAAAGATGTACAATTAAAGGTGATATTGATAATGAAAGTAAACCAGAAGAAAAGTCTGTCACGGGATGTTCTGGTCATATTAATTTTGAGGTTTCAAAGCCGTTGAGTCTAACATCTGTGAGTTCTGAAGGATCAGCTGAAATAGCTCAAGCAAGTTTACAGAATCAAGATTTTCAAAAAGAAGGGCCTGATTGTTCTAATAGAACTGCTGATTTCTTAAATGAATCTGATATACAAGGGAAGTTCCCACCCTCGGAAGACAATTCATTGACATCATCCAGTTTGGATTTAAGAGGCAAGAATGTAATAGCATCTGCAGCTGATGGTCACCTTTCATCAGCTTTAGATCAGACAAATGGGAACACATCACAAGTGCAGCTGGGAACTGGCTACACAAACTATTACAGTTTTGGTCATATAGCTTCATCAATTGCAGAAGAGTTTATGCACAAGTCATCAGACAAAAGCATTGAAGACTCTATAAAAACAGATGAGGAAATCATTTCAGCGCAGATGAAGATTATTTCAAAGAGAACTGCCAAGTTTTGTTGGTCAAATATTCCAAGATTGAATGTTGGTGTGCAGAAGGAAAAATGTGGGTGGTGTTTCACTTGTAGGGTTTCTTCTGATGGCTTAGGTTGCTTGTTTAATCTGTGTTTGGATCCAGTTCAGAGAGGGCCTGTGGATGGCGTTGTTGGCCTCCCATCAAAAAGAATTGAGAAAGCCCATCTTACAGATATAATAAGTCATATTCTCTTGATTGAAGACAGGTTGCAAGGCCTTCTGTTAGGTCCATGGCTGAATCCACATTATAGCAGGGTCTGGCGTGAAAGTGTTCTCAAGGCATCAGATATTTTGTCTGTGAAACACTTATTGCTCATA TTGGAGTCAAATCTGCAGCGTCTTGCACTTTCAGCGGAGTGGTTGAAACATGTGGATTCTGCCCCCGCTATGGGTTCAGCTTCTCATATTGTCACAGCTTCGCTGCGCGCTTCTTTGAAGAATGGAATTGGTAGGAAGAGGGTTAGGAACTCAGATTCTAATCCTTCTTCAAAATCTGCCAGTGGATTGGGTATGTTATGGTGGAGGGGTGGTAGGATTTCTCGCCGTTTATTTAGTTGGAAGGTTTTACCTCGCCCCTTGGTATCCAAAGCTGCCAGACAAG CTGGATGTGTGAAGATACCAGGCATTTTATATCCTGAGAATTCAGATTTTGCAAAGAGGAGCAAATATGTCTCTTGGCGAGCTGCTGTGGAGTCATCAACTACTGTAGAACAGCTTGCCTTGCAG GTTAGAGAGCTTGACTCTAACATCAGGTGGCATGATATTGGAAACAAAAATCCATCGTCAATTGTGGACAAggaatttaaaaaatcattcaGGCTATTCAAGAAAGTAATTGTCCGTAGGAAGTGCATAGAAGGAGAAGCGGCAAAGTATCTTCTTGATTTTGGCAAGAGGAAAATTATTCCTGAAATTGTTTTAAAGCATGGATCTGTGGTTGAAGAATCCTCCAGTAGGAGGAGGAAATATTGGTTGAATGAATCATATGTTCCATTGTATCTTttgaaaagttttgaagagaaaagaattGCCCGCAGATCTAGTAAGATTAGTTCTGGGAAACCTTCTGATGTTGGTGTTGTAGTGAAGAAACCATCAAAGGAAAGAGGTTTCTCATATCTTTTTGCGAAAGCTGAAAGATCAGAATACCATCAGTGTGCCCACTGTAACAAAGATGTTCCAATCAG GGAGGCTGTGTGCTGTCAGTATTGCAAGG GATTTTTTCATAAAAGGCATGTGAGGAAGACGGCTGGTTCCGTCACTGCTGAATGTATGTACACATGCCACAGATGCCTTGGTGCGAAATATGTGAAACTTGACTCGAAAGTGGGGAAGAGTGATGGAAAGAGAGGgagaaacaagaagaaaaatatGAGTGCTCAGCATCAAAGGTCAAAAAAGGCTTCTGTAGGTTGCAGGTCAGTGCGAGTTAAAAGCAGTAAAAAAGAAGTGAAGGGCCCATGGTCTCTACgatcacaaaagaaaaagaaagtagCTGTTGTTGTGCCTCTTCGTCGTTCACCTAGGAAAGCTAAATGCAACTCTttgcaaaataaaaaagttgGAGGAATCAAGAAAGATAAACAGGTCAAATCCAAAAAAGCAACATATAAGAAACCAACAAAGGTTACTTCATGGCGCAAGAAGAGGACACAGACTTATCGTAGTTACTGGATTAATGGTCTTCTATTGTCTAGAAAGCCAGATGATGAACGCGTTGCCAATTTTAAGAGTAAAAGTTTTGTTGCCTCTGCCAAGAGTGATATACTTGATCAACCCAAGTGCCATCTTTGCTGTGAAG AGTGGTTTCATGCAGATGCTTTTGGACTTGATGTGGAGAAAAGCGATAAGCTTATTGGATTTAGGTGCCATGTGTGCCGTAAAAGTACCCCTCCTGTTTGCCCACAAGTATCAACCAAAAGAAGACGTGATATTCGCAATGAACTCTCTGGGGAAGCAACCAATGCTGTCTCACAATGTGAGGGATTGCAAAATGATACTCGGAATGAACTTTCTGAGGGAGCAACACATAATGGCCTGCATTCAAGTGAGGTGGACCAAAATGTTGTCCAGAATGAACATTCTGAGGAAGCAACAAATATCCGGCACCCAAGTGAGATAAATTCATTGCAAGATTTGCTTGCAAATGAGGATAATCAAGTTTCATTTCCTGTTGATGAGCCTTTCCATAGGAAGGAGCAATATTCAGATCATAGTTTTGCCCCTGGATCTAGGTTTGAGGTGAGCAATGGGCAGTTACCTGATTATGTGAAGGAGAATACTGGTGAAACTCAAATTTCTAACAAGAAATTGAATTCAGAACTCATATCATGTAATGGAAATCATACGCCCAAAGAGAATACAATTGAACCAGAACAAGATGCTATTGTAACTTCATTTGATAAATTGCAAACCTCTTCCTgcaatgatgatgtggatgtgATACAAACTGAACTGGCACCATCAGGGTGTGAGCCCCCATCTTGA